The proteins below come from a single Scatophagus argus isolate fScaArg1 chromosome 15, fScaArg1.pri, whole genome shotgun sequence genomic window:
- the LOC124072073 gene encoding otolith matrix protein 1 isoform X2, producing MEWMVLATTWWRWPVAPPLTCPCWRCMNAAPVTLAYAPQWGGLFLLATWSTPPRSVWESSATSPKVSQSRSVCVCFCVDVWKLEKKQWCGMKSEGIKRTRAVGNFFGYSCVPGVKDPQHDPRGNNPKNLCEACIGDENDRHICANNHRERHYGEAGALRCVAENLGDVAFVKHTTIFDNLDGKNQESWALDLEVEDLKLLCPDGTEAGLDEYDRCHLAAVPTNAVVVRTENKCRVWKYLERVQSVFGNATGGFRLFSSTGYGASDLLFSDATHHLQRVLGSYTSWLGPSYTTMLQAFECEGFC from the exons ATGGAGTGG ATGGTATTAGCTACTACGTGGTGGCGATGGCCCGTCGCTCCTCCTCTGACCTGTCCCTGCTGGAGATGCATGAACGCAGCTCCTGTCACCCTGGCATACGCACCACAGTGGGGTGGACTGTTCCTATTGGCTACCTGGTCAACACCTCCCAGATCAGTGTGGGAGAGCAGTGCAACTTCCCCAAAGGTGAGCCAgagcaggtctgtgtgtgtgtgtttctgtgtggatgtgtggaaGCTGGAGAAGAAGCAGTGGTGTGGAATGAAGAGTGAAGGGATAAAAAGGACTAGAG CCGTTGGCAACTTCTTTGGTTACAGCTGTGTGCCTGGCGTTAAGGATCCACAGCACGACCCCAGAGGCAACAACCCTAAGAACCTGTGCGAAGCCTGCATAGGAGACGAGAACGACCGGCATATCTGTGCCAACAACCATCGAGAGAGGCACTATGGAGAGGCAGGGGCGCTGAG gtgTGTGGCAGAGAACCTCGGCGATGTCGcctttgtcaaacacacaacGATCTTCGACAATTTGGATG GTAAAAACCAGGAGTCCTGGGCCCTGGATCTGGAGGTAGAGGACCTGAAGTTGCTGTGCCCAGATGGAACCGAGGCCGGTCTGGATGAGTATGATCGATGTCACCTGGCAGCCGTCCCCACTAACGCTGTGGTGGTGCGCACAGAGAACAAGTGTCGTGTGTGGAAGTACCTGGAACGTGTACAG AGTGTGTTTGGCAACGCCACCGGGGGCTTCAGACTGTTCAGCTCAACAGGCTATGGTGCATCCGATCTGCTCTTCAGTGACGCCACCCACCACCTGCAGAGGGTTCTGGGTAGCTACACCTCTTGGCTGGGCCCCTCTTACACCACCATGCTGCAAGCCTTCGAGTGTGAgg GCTTCTGCTGA
- the d2hgdh gene encoding D-2-hydroxyglutarate dehydrogenase, mitochondrial: protein MVGIFQRTLKLRAALRHLSLHSSFSSTAIARHSPVDTPSLQFRVCHRKLHTGEEISKLSPSAAPDRLPFSRITQQDLAFFRRILPDRVVTDPDLLESSNVDWLKSVRGSSEVLLRPQTTEEVSQILRYCNSRNLAVNPQGGNTGLVGGSVPVYDEIVLSTALMNNILTFDGISGILTCQAGCVLDNLSLYLEERDYIMPLDLGAKGSCHIGGNVATNAGGLRLLRYGSLHGTVLGLEVVLADGRVLDCLTTLRKDNTGYDLKQLFIGSEGTLGVITAVSILCPRKPKSVNVVFLGCENFEQLLKTFQLCRGMLGEILSAFEFLDSECMRLLNTHLKLPNPISECPFYIVIETSGSNPTHDEEKLHNFLEEAMTSSLVTDGTVATEASKIKALWSMRERVTEALTHEGFTYKYDISLPVERIYQLVTDMREHLGARAKSVVGYGHVGDGNLHLNVTSPAKDPALLAAIEPFVYEWTASCHGSISAEHGLGLKKRNYIYYSKPSQVVALMANIKAMLDPNGILNPYKTLPDDLK, encoded by the exons ATGGTGGGGATTTTTCAAAGAACACTCAAGCTGAGGGCAGCTCTCAGACATCTGAGCCTCCACAGCTCCTTCTCATCTACAGCCATAGCGAGACATTCACCTGTAGACACCCCTTCACTGCAGTTTAGAGTCTGCCATCGAAAGCTGCACACTGGAGAAGAGATATCCAAACTGTCCCCTTCCGCAGCACCGGACAGGCTGCCTTTCTCAAGAATAACTCAGCAAGATTTGGCCTTCTTCAGGAGGATCCTACCAGACAGAGTCGTCACTGATCCAGACCTACTGGAGTCAAGTAATGTGGATTGGCTCAAGTCAGTGAGAG GCTCCAGTGAAGTGTTGCTAAGACCTCAAACAACAGAGGAAGTTTCTCAAATTCTCAG GTATTGTAACAGTCGCAATTTGGCAGTGAACCCTCAAGGAGGAAACACTGGGCTGGTTGGAGGTAGTGTGCCTGTTTATGATGAGATCGTCCTCTCCACTGCCCTTATGAACAACATTCTTACCTTTGATGGTATCTCTG GCATTCTGACCTGTCAGGCTGGTTGTGTCTTGGACAACTTGTCCCTTTACCTGGAGGAGAGAGACTATATTATGCCACTTGATCTGGGGGCAAAAGGCAGCTGCCACATTGGGGGTAACGTAGCAACTAATGCAGGTGGACTCCGGCTGCTGCGATACGGCTCCTTGCATGGGACTGTGCTGGGTTTGGAAGTG GTGTTGGCAGATGGACGAGTGCTGGACTGCTTGACCACGCTGCGGAAAGATAATACAGGATATGACCTCAAACAGCTCTTCATAGGGTCTGAGGGCACACTGGGGGTCATCACTGCAGTGTCCATCCTTTGTCCTCGCAAACCCAAATCTGTTAATGTGGTTTTTCTGG GTTGTGAGAACTttgagcagctgctgaagacGTTTCAACTCTGCAGAGGCATGCTGGGAGAAATTCTGTCAGCCTTCGAGTTTCTGGACAGTGAATGCATGAGGTTGCTGAATACACACCTCAAACTACCCAATCCCATCTCCG AATGTCCATTCTACATTGTTATTGAAACCTCTGGATCCAACCCCACACATGATGAAGAGAAACTCCACAATTTCTTGGAGGAGGCCATGACCTCATCATTGGTTACTGATGGGACTGTGGCAACAGAAGCCTCAAAAATAAAg GCTCTGTGGTCGATGCGTGAACGCGTCACAGAGGCGCTGACTCACGAAGGCTTCACTTACAAGTATGACATCTCACTTCCGGTGGAGCGGATCTATCAGCTTGTGACAGACATGAGGGAGCACCTTGGGGCCCGGGCCAAGAGTGTGGTGGGATATGGACACGTAG GAGATGGAAACCTCCACCTGAACGTCACTTCTCCTGCCAAAGACCCCGCTCTCCTCGCTGCCATTGAGCCCTTTGTCTATGAGTGGACCGCCAGCTGTCATGGCAGCATCAGCGCAGAGCATGGACTGGGCCTGAAGAAGAGGAACTACATCTACTACAGTAAACCCAGCCAGGTTGTGGCTCTCATGGCTAACATTAAAGCCATGCTGGACCCAAATGGCATACTCAATCCATACAAGACTTTACCAGATGACCTGAAATGA
- the LOC124072070 gene encoding RNA polymerase II elongation factor ELL-like: MSALKENQCYGLSSGKLSRGGNISVFQVKLTDSAARAIGSFQNGKGWSSHPSICFNGNQGRITVPCSENGDELRIFTFGVTNVARDNPHGSFDCVQQLGTGAAEELSCLGVIQKKMTVNATDDSYDKARQSMAQAEEETRSRGAIVIKHGGRYQGKKVTVRAPTPALASLSKPRHSSGLSTLSTIKKGVVVSKPKKSACASNRKSLGDVQEQPLRERVTHLLALRPYKRPELILRLQKDGLTAGDKDMLDSVLTEVGQINSRDNTFVLKDSLYKELQKDWPGYTSGDQQLLKRILVRRLFQPQQNLLTVPEAQVSPLRDTPNSSPAHRPKPSLSEEYTDPLASKKPRISRFTSSKATSNTSRARPSKQEAHKDVTDAAGNEGQKTNSLDPRRLCDSLSAVCQREAEVAKRLEPTLCGQEEPKTTAEHTRPFSDRPPSPLTVPDLDRHTIKRKKSKHKHRDQEKDRWRDRKERRKDQSSEDPNNKVAMSCTEPSEILFETNVLQADDGTADYLVMYTGIRSHDQRQCYKQDFNREYSEYRDLHARIDNVTRQFMKLDTQLKQLHHESHKYKRVHNQILQEYRKIKKSNPNYNQEKSRCEYLHNKLAHIKKLISEYDQQQLSAEDSSLS, encoded by the exons ATGTCGGCGTTAAAGGAGAACCAGTGTTACGGACTATCCAGCGGTAAACTGAGCCGCGGCGGTAACATCTCTGTTTTTCAGGTCAAACTCACTGACAGCGCGGCAAGAGCCATTGGCTCCTTTCAAAACGGCAAG GGTTGGTCTTCGCATCCCAGCATCTGTTTTAATGGGAACCAAGGG AGAATCACTGTCCCTTGCTCAGAGAACGGAGACGAATTGAGGATATTCACCTTTGGCGTGACTAATGTCGCCCGTGACAATCCCCATGGAAGCTTTGACTGCGTCCAGCAGCTCGGCACTGg TGCTGCCGAGGAGCTGTCTTGTCTCGGGGTGATTCAGAAGAAGATGACAGTCAACGCTACTGATGACTCGTACGATAAGGCTCGTCAGAGCATGGCCCAAGCTGAGGAGGAGACGCGCAGTCGAGGGGCCATTGTCATCAAACACGGGGGGCGCTACCAGG GCAAGAAAGTAACAGTGCGAGCCCCGACCCCAGCGCTGGCCAGTCTGTCCAAGCCCCGACACTCAAGCGGGCTCAGCACACTCAGCACCATCAAGAAGGGGGTCGTCGTGTCCAAGCCGAAAAAGAGTGCCTGTGCTTCAAACAGGAAGAGCTTGGGTGACGTGCAGGAGCAGCCGCTCAGGGAGAGAGTAACACACCTGCTGGCTCTGAGGCCATACAAGAGGCCTGAGCTGATCTTGAGGCTGCAGAAAGATGGACTGACAGCAGGAGACAAAGACATGCTGGACTCTGTTCTGACGGAG gttgGCCAGATCAATAGCAGAGACAACACATTTGTTCTAAAGGACAGTCTCTATAAGGAGCTACAGAAGGACTGGCCAGGCTACACCTCGGGAGACCAGCAGCTTCTTAAGCGAATTCTTGTCAG GAGGCTATTTCAGCCACAACAGAACCTCCTCACTGTCCCAGAGGCCCAAGTCAGTCCACTGCGAGACACCCCCAATTCCTCCCCGGCACACCGTCCTAAACCTTCCCTCTCAGAAGAATACACCGACCCTCTGGCGAGTAAGAAGCCCAGGATATCTCGCTTCACGTCCAGCAAGGCAACTAGCAACACGTCCAGAGCGAGGCCGTCCAAACAAGAGGCTCATAAAGACGTCACCGATGCAGCGGGGAACGAGGGGCAAAAGACGAACTCGCTCGATCCTCGAAGACTTTGTGATTCTTTGTCAGCGGTCTGTCAGCGGGAAGCAGAAGTGGCCAAGAGACTTGAACCAACACTTTGTGGTCAGGAGGAGCCCAAGACCACAGCAGAACACACCCGACCCTTCTCTGATCGCCCTCCGTCCCCGCTGACGGTGCCTGACCTGGACAGACACACGATCAAAAGGAAgaagagcaaacacaaacacagagatcaG GAGAAGGACCGGtggagagacaggaaagaaaggagaaaagatcAGAGCTCAGAGGATCCAAACAACAAAGTTGCCATGAGCTGTACAG agccaAGTGAAATTTTGTTTGAAACTAATGTGCTTCAAGCGGACGACGGTACTGCAGACTATCTAGT GATGTATACAGGGATTCGCAGTCATGACCAGAGACAGTGCTACAAGCAGGACTTTAACAGGGAGTACAGCGAATACAGAGATTTACACGCTCGTATTGACAACGTGACGCGTCAGTTCATGAAGCTGGACACACAACTCAAACAGCTACACCACGAGTCACACAAATACAAG AGGGTTCATAATCAAATTCTTCAAGAGTATCGCAAAATTAAAAAG TCCAACCCCAACTACAACCAGGAAAAGAGTCGGTGTGAATATCTACACAACAAACTGGCTCACATCAAGAAGCTCATATCAGAGTACGACCAGCAACAACTCAGTGCGGAGGATTCGAGCCTCAGCTGA
- the LOC124072073 gene encoding otolith matrix protein 1 isoform X1: MERPERRFPVAFLLFLPLLPVSCISNPKTTVSWCVLSDAEEQKCLDLAGNATALNIRGTLLCVRGLNSRDCMDKIKNGTADAASMSADDIYAAGLCHGLELAAGESHNGVDGISYYVVAMARRSSSDLSLLEMHERSSCHPGIRTTVGWTVPIGYLVNTSQISVGEQCNFPKAVGNFFGYSCVPGVKDPQHDPRGNNPKNLCEACIGDENDRHICANNHRERHYGEAGALRCVAENLGDVAFVKHTTIFDNLDGKNQESWALDLEVEDLKLLCPDGTEAGLDEYDRCHLAAVPTNAVVVRTENKCRVWKYLERVQSVFGNATGGFRLFSSTGYGASDLLFSDATHHLQRVLGSYTSWLGPSYTTMLQAFECEGFC, from the exons ATGGAGCGTCCAGAGAGAAGGTTTCCTGTAGCTTTCCTGCTCTTTCTGCCTCTTCTGCCTGTCAGCTGTATCTCCAACCCAAAAACTACAG TCTCCTGGTGTGTATTGTCTGACGCTGAAGAGCAGAAGTGTCTGGATTTGGCCGGGAATGCTACAGCTTTGAATATTAGAGGGACTTTGCTATGTGTCCGTGGCCTGAACTCCAGAGACTGCATGGACAAAATTAAG aatgGGACAGCAGATGCAGCCTCCATGTCTGCAGACGACATCTATGCTGCTGGCCTCTGCCACGGCCTAGAGCTGGCTGCAGGAGAATCTCACAATGGAGTGG ATGGTATTAGCTACTACGTGGTGGCGATGGCCCGTCGCTCCTCCTCTGACCTGTCCCTGCTGGAGATGCATGAACGCAGCTCCTGTCACCCTGGCATACGCACCACAGTGGGGTGGACTGTTCCTATTGGCTACCTGGTCAACACCTCCCAGATCAGTGTGGGAGAGCAGTGCAACTTCCCCAAAG CCGTTGGCAACTTCTTTGGTTACAGCTGTGTGCCTGGCGTTAAGGATCCACAGCACGACCCCAGAGGCAACAACCCTAAGAACCTGTGCGAAGCCTGCATAGGAGACGAGAACGACCGGCATATCTGTGCCAACAACCATCGAGAGAGGCACTATGGAGAGGCAGGGGCGCTGAG gtgTGTGGCAGAGAACCTCGGCGATGTCGcctttgtcaaacacacaacGATCTTCGACAATTTGGATG GTAAAAACCAGGAGTCCTGGGCCCTGGATCTGGAGGTAGAGGACCTGAAGTTGCTGTGCCCAGATGGAACCGAGGCCGGTCTGGATGAGTATGATCGATGTCACCTGGCAGCCGTCCCCACTAACGCTGTGGTGGTGCGCACAGAGAACAAGTGTCGTGTGTGGAAGTACCTGGAACGTGTACAG AGTGTGTTTGGCAACGCCACCGGGGGCTTCAGACTGTTCAGCTCAACAGGCTATGGTGCATCCGATCTGCTCTTCAGTGACGCCACCCACCACCTGCAGAGGGTTCTGGGTAGCTACACCTCTTGGCTGGGCCCCTCTTACACCACCATGCTGCAAGCCTTCGAGTGTGAgg GCTTCTGCTGA
- the acvr1l gene encoding activin receptor type-1 has translation MGRCSIHVLLLLLLQALQTSAEDSDGQLTCLCDKCLQATQCRGTQCFSSVKVSSSSKVVIERGCLKGPEKISLHCSTAPSLHHAIFCCSQDMCNSNTTASSLMSLLPTAPEGEPVRYRVETLALFVLGPVVVLALLSVVSVLACRRLHHGRLQRLQEFDTEQGAIDGLITSNVGDSTLADLLDHSCTSGSGSGLPFLVQRTVARQISLMECVGKGRYGEVWRGQWQGENVAVKIFSSRDEKSWFRETEIYNTVLLRHENILGFMASDMTSRNSSTQLWLITHYHENGSLYDYLQRVAVETSEGLAMAASVACGLVHLHTEIFGTEGKPAIAHRDLKSKNILVTKDLRCCIADLGLAVTHSQADNLLDVGNNPKVGTKRYMAPEVLDETIQTDCFDAYKRVDIWAFGLVLWEIARRTYSNGIVEEYKPPFYDQVPNDPSFEDMRKVVCVEQQRPFIPNRWFSDPTLSALVKLMKECWYQNPSARLTALRIKKTLDKIHSSLEKGKES, from the exons ATGGGTCGTTGCAGCATCCACGTCCTTCTGCTGCTCTTGCTGCAGGCCCTGCAGACATCAGCTGAGGACTCAG ATGGACAGTTGACGTGTCTGTGTGATAAATGCCTCCAGGCCACCCAGTGCCGTGGTACGCAGTGCTTCTCCTCTGTcaaagtcagcagcagcagcaaggtgGTGATTGAGCGCGGCTGCCTGAAGGGGCCGGAGAAAATCAGTTTGCATTGCTCCACGGCTCCGTCCCTGCACCATGCTATTTTCTGCTGCTCCCAGGACATGTGCAACAGCAACACCACCGCGAGTTCTCTGATGTCTCTGCTTCCCACAG CCCCAGAGGGTGAGCCAGTTCGGTATCGTGTGGAGACCTTGGCTCTCTTTGTTCTCGGTCCGGTGGTGGTTCTGGCTTTGCTGTCTGTAGTGTCAGTTCTGGCCTGCAGGAGGCTCCACCACGGCCGTCTGCAGAGGCTGCAGGAGTTTGACACTGAGCAGGGAGCCATAGATGGCCTCATCACCTCCAATGTGGGAGACAGCACTTTAGCG GACCTGTTGGACCACTCGTGTACGTCAGGCAGTGGTTCAGGTCTTCCATTCCTCGTTCAGAGAACTGTGGCCAGGCAGATCAGTCTGATGGAGTGTGTAG GCAAGGGAAGGTATGGGGAGGTGTGGCGGGGCCAGTGGCAGGGTGAGAACGTGGCTGTAAAAATCTTCTCCTCACGAGATGAGAAGTCTTGGTTCAGAGAGACTGAGATCTACAATACAGTGCTGCTAAGACACGAAAACATACTGG GCTTCATGGCTTCTGACATGACTTCTCGCAACTCCAGCACCCAGCTCTGGCTCATCACGCATTACCACGAGAACGGTTCTCTTTATGACTACTTGCAGCGAGTTGCAGTGGAGACGTCTGAGGGCTTGGCGATGGCGGCGTCCGTAGCGTGCGGCCTGGTGCACCTGCACACGGAGATCTTCGGCACTGAGGGGAAACCGGCCATCGCACATCGGGACCTGAAGAGCAAAAACATCCTGGTCACAAAGGATCTGCGCTGCTGCATCGCAGACTTGG GGCTGGCTGTGACTCACTCCCAGGCAGACAACCTGCTCGATGTGGGCAACAACCCAAAGGTTGGCACCAAGCGTTACATGGCACCCGAAGTGCTGGACGAGACCATTCAGACAGACTGCTTCGATGCTTATAAGAGAGTGGACATATGGGCCTTTGGACTGGTGTTGTGGGAAATAGCAAGACGCACATACAGCAATG GTATTGTTGAGGAGTACAAGCCTCCGTTCTACGATCAGGTGCCAAATGACCCCAGCTTTGAGGACATGAGGaaggtggtgtgtgtggagcagcagAGGCCTTTCATTCCTAACCGTTGGTTCTCTGATCCT ACTCTCTCAGCACTGGTGAAACTGATGAAGGAGTGCTGGTACCAGAACCCCTCTGCCAGGCTTACCGCGCTGCGGATCAAGAAGACCCTGGACAAGATTCACAGCTCTCTGGAGAAGGGCAAGGAGTcgtga